Proteins encoded by one window of Pseudonocardia alni:
- a CDS encoding DivIVA domain-containing protein: MTADGADRPGGSPRFDVVLRGYDRRQVDEHIVQMQRLMGRMRADIDALRSRPMPPPMPVPPPGGFAAGPAGGPPRPAPRPGPRPGPGPSDPDRHGAVDNFSDRMQAILQKAEEEAEEIRSKARADAERVVTEARKQVDRARADADRAREQGDKLRTEVGELTRRRDELRAEVGKAPATGDKARHEIRPAPGPGQKPGEPSGEAGASDDRSAKPAAGERPGAGQSGAAQPAGQPGPGPKPAAQSGAGATPAAAAAGTGADASARPGQAADARPGRPDQGRSDQARPDSADQRSGRPGPRPGAPEPQRPGARSGAEERPGAEQRPGQKDQGPSRPQGAPNGRPQAPAAGVNGAGVNGARPAAAQASPSGDAAPTPRPGPRPQPGPAPARQDSGSQSRPDSGPAKPGAGGPGTDRPAGAPQPARTDAPGPRPGGTDGDKSAGPRPGPRPAPGPRPSPAPTGQQGGAERTTAVRPGDEPEPAELFRPASDSRPVEAEPKTSAVPRQDPRPTPGGDAERTVAVGAVRRSGDTPTDGSQKPPAGDKGTSAESTKADAEPPTTANPAAGRGPARPGPEGARNGSGQAGHGQNGRNGASSASEPSSQGGEKGNGATRNGSGAATGDKGRTGAAQPSTGTRSS; this comes from the coding sequence ATGACGGCAGACGGGGCGGACCGCCCGGGCGGTTCCCCGCGGTTCGACGTCGTTCTCCGCGGCTACGACCGTCGGCAGGTGGACGAGCACATCGTCCAGATGCAGCGGCTCATGGGCCGGATGCGCGCGGACATCGACGCACTGCGGAGCCGGCCGATGCCGCCGCCGATGCCGGTGCCGCCGCCCGGCGGGTTCGCCGCCGGTCCGGCCGGCGGGCCGCCGCGTCCGGCACCGCGTCCGGGGCCGCGTCCCGGCCCGGGGCCCTCGGACCCCGACCGGCACGGTGCCGTCGACAACTTCTCCGACCGCATGCAGGCGATCCTGCAGAAGGCGGAGGAGGAGGCGGAGGAGATCCGCAGCAAGGCCCGTGCCGACGCCGAGCGTGTCGTCACCGAGGCCCGCAAGCAGGTCGACCGCGCCCGCGCGGACGCCGACCGGGCCCGTGAACAGGGCGACAAGCTCCGCACCGAGGTCGGGGAGCTGACCCGGCGTCGCGACGAGCTGCGCGCCGAGGTCGGGAAGGCCCCGGCCACCGGGGACAAGGCCCGCCACGAGATCCGGCCGGCCCCCGGTCCGGGGCAGAAGCCCGGCGAACCGTCCGGCGAGGCCGGGGCGTCCGACGACCGCTCCGCGAAGCCCGCCGCGGGCGAGCGGCCCGGCGCCGGCCAGTCCGGTGCCGCCCAGCCCGCCGGTCAGCCGGGCCCCGGGCCGAAGCCCGCCGCGCAGTCCGGTGCCGGCGCCACGCCGGCCGCCGCTGCCGCCGGCACGGGTGCGGACGCCTCCGCGCGCCCGGGGCAGGCTGCCGACGCCCGGCCCGGGCGTCCCGACCAGGGTCGCTCCGACCAGGCCCGTCCCGACTCCGCGGACCAGCGGTCCGGTCGGCCCGGGCCGCGCCCGGGTGCACCGGAGCCACAGCGCCCCGGTGCCCGGTCCGGTGCCGAGGAGCGCCCGGGGGCCGAGCAGCGTCCCGGTCAGAAGGATCAGGGGCCCTCGCGTCCGCAGGGCGCCCCGAACGGCCGCCCGCAGGCCCCCGCGGCCGGTGTCAACGGCGCCGGGGTGAACGGTGCCCGACCGGCGGCCGCCCAGGCGTCGCCGTCGGGCGATGCGGCACCCACGCCGCGGCCCGGTCCGCGTCCGCAGCCGGGGCCCGCCCCGGCGCGCCAGGACTCCGGGTCCCAGTCCCGGCCCGACTCCGGTCCGGCCAAGCCCGGCGCCGGTGGGCCGGGTACCGACCGTCCGGCCGGGGCACCGCAGCCCGCCCGGACGGACGCCCCGGGCCCGCGCCCCGGCGGTACCGACGGGGACAAGTCCGCCGGCCCGCGCCCGGGTCCGCGGCCCGCGCCGGGCCCGCGCCCGTCGCCGGCCCCCACCGGGCAGCAGGGCGGTGCCGAGCGCACCACCGCTGTCCGGCCCGGGGACGAGCCCGAGCCCGCCGAGCTGTTCCGGCCCGCGTCGGACTCCCGCCCGGTCGAGGCGGAGCCGAAGACGTCGGCCGTGCCGCGCCAGGACCCGCGTCCGACGCCCGGCGGCGACGCCGAGCGCACGGTCGCGGTCGGCGCCGTCCGCCGTTCCGGTGACACCCCAACGGATGGTTCGCAGAAGCCGCCGGCGGGGGACAAGGGCACCTCGGCCGAGAGCACGAAGGCCGACGCGGAGCCGCCGACGACCGCGAACCCGGCCGCCGGGCGCGGCCCGGCGCGACCCGGTCCGGAGGGGGCCCGCAACGGCTCCGGCCAGGCCGGCCACGGTCAGAACGGTCGTAACGGTGCGTCGTCGGCGTCCGAGCCGTCGTCGCAGGGTGGCGAGAAGGGCAACGGCGCGACCCGCAACGGTTCCGGCGCGGCCACCGGCGACAAGGGCCGGACGGGCGCGGCGCAGCCGTCGACGGGGACGCGCAGCAGCTGA
- a CDS encoding 5-oxoprolinase subunit C family protein: MSALLVVRAGPQALVTDRGRPGHAHLGVPPSGALDGPAYELGNRLVGNDDGAAGLELLGGGLRVRALGGRTVAVTGAPAPVSVDGSPAASHRALHLPDGAELTVGTPVGGLRCYLAVAGGLEVPLALGSRSTDLLSGLGPGPVADGDELPVGPWSGGIPVSGPVPVSLPGAVVGLRVRPGPRDGWFADPRAALAGPLWTVTADGNRIGVRLDGPSPQRLPELRDRELPSEGMVTGAVQVPPHGPPVVFLADRPTTGGYPVIAVVERADLPLLAQAPPGTGVRFTVLR; the protein is encoded by the coding sequence GTGAGTGCGCTGCTGGTGGTGCGGGCCGGGCCGCAGGCGCTGGTGACCGACCGCGGACGTCCGGGGCACGCACACCTGGGGGTGCCGCCGTCGGGCGCGCTGGACGGGCCGGCGTACGAGCTGGGGAACCGTCTGGTCGGCAACGACGACGGCGCCGCCGGGCTGGAGCTGCTCGGCGGCGGGCTGCGGGTGCGCGCCCTGGGGGGCCGGACCGTCGCCGTCACGGGGGCGCCCGCGCCGGTGTCCGTCGACGGCAGCCCGGCCGCGTCGCACCGGGCGCTGCACCTGCCCGACGGCGCCGAGCTGACGGTCGGGACGCCGGTCGGCGGGCTGCGGTGCTACCTCGCCGTCGCGGGCGGGCTGGAGGTGCCGCTCGCGCTGGGCAGCCGCAGCACCGACCTGCTGTCCGGGCTGGGGCCCGGCCCGGTCGCCGACGGCGACGAGCTGCCGGTCGGCCCGTGGTCCGGCGGGATCCCGGTGTCCGGGCCGGTCCCGGTGTCCCTGCCCGGTGCCGTGGTCGGGCTGCGGGTGCGCCCCGGCCCCCGCGACGGCTGGTTCGCCGACCCACGCGCCGCCCTCGCGGGTCCGCTGTGGACGGTGACGGCCGACGGGAACCGGATCGGGGTCCGTCTCGACGGGCCGTCCCCGCAGCGGCTCCCGGAGCTGCGCGACCGGGAGCTGCCGAGCGAGGGGATGGTGACCGGCGCGGTACAGGTTCCGCCGCACGGGCCGCCGGTGGTGTTCCTCGCCGACCGTCCGACGACCGGTGGCTACCCGGTGATCGCCGTCGTCGAGCGCGCCGACCTGCCGCTGCTCGCCCAGGCCCCGCCGGGGACGGGCGTGCGGTTCACCGTGCTGCGCTGA
- a CDS encoding 5-oxoprolinase subunit B family protein: MLAVRVRRCGGRAVLLEVDDAAAVAAVAAAVRDAALPEVRELVPAARTVLVEVAPGAATERVVQVARAADAAAGEAGTGTVHTLPVTYDGEDLALVAETAGLSVDEVVALHSGAEYRVDFCGFAPGFGYLSGLPEPLRQPRLKSSRTAVPAGSVGIADVYSCVYPRRSPGGWRLIGRTDTVLFDPVADPPALFTPGDRVRFEPR, encoded by the coding sequence TTGCTCGCGGTCCGGGTCCGCCGCTGCGGCGGGCGGGCGGTGCTGCTGGAGGTCGACGACGCCGCCGCCGTGGCGGCCGTCGCCGCCGCCGTGCGGGACGCCGCGTTGCCCGAGGTGCGGGAGCTGGTCCCGGCCGCCCGGACCGTGCTCGTCGAGGTGGCGCCCGGAGCCGCCACCGAGCGGGTCGTACAGGTCGCACGGGCCGCGGACGCGGCCGCCGGCGAGGCGGGCACGGGCACCGTCCACACGCTGCCCGTGACCTACGACGGCGAGGATCTCGCGCTCGTCGCCGAGACCGCGGGCCTGTCCGTCGACGAGGTGGTCGCGCTGCACAGCGGCGCGGAGTACCGGGTGGACTTCTGTGGCTTCGCGCCGGGCTTCGGCTACCTCTCTGGGCTCCCGGAGCCGCTGCGGCAGCCACGCCTGAAGAGCTCGCGGACCGCGGTGCCCGCCGGCTCGGTCGGGATCGCCGACGTCTACAGCTGCGTCTACCCGCGACGCTCCCCCGGCGGCTGGCGGCTGATCGGCCGCACCGACACGGTCCTGTTCGACCCCGTCGCCGACCCGCCCGCGCTGTTCACCCCCGGCGACCGCGTCCGGTTCGAGCCCCGGTGA
- a CDS encoding FABP family protein, whose protein sequence is MQTTITGPENAAPDSPQRNRPQWPDLPVDDDTANLRQGPDLHEACLGLLPLVGTWRGTGEVVYPTIEGPFHFGQQITWAHDGRPFLSYEARSWLLDDDGGIIRQAARETGFWRPQEDGSIEVLIAHHTGIVEVYYGPRGDMRSWQIETDAIARTPSAKEVTAAKRLYGLVNQGDLAYVDERAMVGQPMQPHISAVLHRVVG, encoded by the coding sequence CTGCAGACCACGATCACCGGTCCGGAGAACGCGGCCCCGGACTCCCCGCAGCGCAACCGGCCGCAGTGGCCCGACCTGCCCGTCGACGACGACACCGCCAACCTGCGCCAGGGCCCCGACCTGCACGAGGCCTGCCTCGGCCTGCTACCGCTGGTCGGTACCTGGCGCGGCACCGGCGAGGTCGTCTACCCGACGATCGAGGGCCCGTTCCACTTCGGCCAGCAGATCACCTGGGCGCACGACGGCCGTCCGTTCCTGTCCTACGAGGCCCGCTCCTGGCTGCTCGACGACGACGGCGGGATCATCCGCCAGGCCGCCCGCGAGACCGGCTTCTGGCGGCCCCAGGAGGACGGCTCGATCGAGGTCCTGATCGCGCACCACACCGGGATCGTCGAGGTCTACTACGGGCCGCGGGGCGACATGCGGTCCTGGCAGATCGAGACCGACGCCATCGCCCGGACGCCCTCGGCCAAGGAGGTCACCGCGGCGAAGCGGCTTTACGGCCTGGTCAACCAGGGCGACCTCGCCTACGTCGACGAGCGCGCGATGGTCGGGCAGCCGATGCAGCCGCACATCTCGGCCGTCCTGCACCGCGTGGTCGGCTAG
- a CDS encoding DUF1416 domain-containing protein has protein sequence MCAAPDQNLTLPPNTDLSKETVLAGRVVAAGDPVAGAFVRLLDGTGEFTAEVVSSASGDFRFFAAPGTWTVRALSRSGNGQSELVVDGPGLHRAEIAVA, from the coding sequence GTGTGTGCCGCACCTGACCAGAACCTGACCCTGCCCCCGAACACGGACCTCTCCAAGGAGACCGTGCTCGCCGGCCGCGTCGTCGCCGCCGGCGATCCGGTGGCCGGTGCCTTCGTCCGGCTGCTCGACGGCACCGGGGAGTTCACCGCGGAGGTCGTGTCCTCGGCCTCGGGTGACTTCCGGTTCTTCGCCGCCCCGGGCACCTGGACCGTCCGGGCGCTGTCGCGCTCGGGTAACGGGCAGTCCGAGCTCGTCGTCGACGGGCCGGGGCTGCACCGCGCGGAGATCGCCGTCGCCTGA
- a CDS encoding sulfurtransferase has translation MSREDVLVTADWAEENLETDGVVFLEVDEDTTAYDGGHIPGAVKVNWTDELQDAVRRDIPTKEQFEQLLSAKGVSNDDKVVLYGGNNNWFAAYAYWEFKLYGHDDVVLLDGGRKKWELDGRTLTTDVKDRPATSYTAKEADTSIRAFRDEVVDAIDAKNLVDVRSPDEFSGKILAPAHLPQEQSQRPGHVPSAINIPWSKAANEDGTFKSNDELASLYKEAGFDEGKATIAYCRIGERSSHTWVVLHELLGHSDVKNYDGSWTEYGSLIGVPIELGAK, from the coding sequence ATGAGCCGCGAGGACGTCCTCGTCACCGCCGACTGGGCGGAAGAGAACCTGGAGACCGACGGGGTGGTGTTCCTCGAGGTCGACGAGGACACCACCGCCTACGACGGGGGCCACATCCCCGGTGCGGTCAAGGTCAACTGGACCGACGAGCTGCAGGACGCGGTCCGTCGCGACATCCCCACCAAGGAGCAGTTCGAGCAGCTGCTCTCCGCCAAGGGCGTCTCGAACGACGACAAGGTCGTGCTCTACGGCGGCAACAACAACTGGTTCGCCGCCTACGCGTACTGGGAGTTCAAGCTCTACGGCCACGACGACGTGGTGCTGCTCGACGGCGGCCGCAAGAAGTGGGAGCTCGACGGCCGGACCCTGACCACCGACGTCAAGGACCGCCCCGCGACCTCCTACACCGCCAAGGAGGCCGACACCTCGATCCGCGCGTTCCGCGACGAGGTCGTCGACGCGATCGACGCCAAGAACCTGGTCGACGTCCGGTCGCCCGACGAGTTCTCCGGCAAGATCCTGGCCCCGGCCCACCTCCCGCAGGAGCAGAGCCAGCGTCCGGGCCACGTGCCGAGCGCGATCAACATCCCGTGGTCGAAGGCGGCCAACGAGGACGGCACCTTCAAGTCGAACGACGAGCTCGCCTCCCTCTACAAGGAGGCCGGCTTCGACGAGGGCAAGGCGACCATCGCCTACTGCCGCATCGGCGAGCGCTCCAGCCACACCTGGGTCGTGCTGCACGAGCTCCTGGGCCACTCCGACGTCAAGAACTACGACGGCAGCTGGACCGAGTACGGCTCGCTGATCGGCGTGCCGATCGAGCTGGGAGCGAAGTGA
- a CDS encoding DUF4395 domain-containing protein, whose translation MSVTDRGSALVEPRLDPRGVRFSAAITTVVLALVLLSGSGLLVLAQAVVFAVGAFAGMRFAPYGVVYRHLLAPRLGPPAEREDAAPVRFSQTVGLVFTVVAAAGYLSGLTVLGVVATAAALAAAFLNAAFGFCLGCEMYGLLARLRGTAAQS comes from the coding sequence ATGTCCGTCACGGACCGCGGATCCGCGCTCGTCGAGCCCCGGCTCGACCCGCGCGGGGTCCGCTTCTCCGCCGCGATCACCACCGTCGTCCTGGCGCTGGTGTTGCTGTCCGGCAGCGGCCTGCTCGTACTCGCGCAGGCCGTCGTCTTCGCCGTCGGCGCGTTCGCCGGCATGCGGTTCGCCCCCTACGGCGTCGTGTACCGGCACCTCCTCGCGCCCCGGCTGGGTCCGCCCGCCGAGCGCGAGGACGCCGCCCCGGTCCGCTTCTCGCAGACCGTCGGGCTGGTGTTCACCGTCGTCGCGGCGGCCGGCTACCTGTCCGGCCTGACCGTGCTCGGTGTCGTCGCCACGGCGGCGGCCCTCGCGGCGGCCTTCCTCAACGCGGCCTTCGGCTTCTGCCTCGGCTGCGAGATGTACGGGCTCCTCGCCCGCCTGCGCGGCACCGCCGCGCAGTCCTGA
- a CDS encoding putative leader peptide, which yields MGADCWARRGSSARLGPVNWPLTRRRTVDLCRLAGCLCLDS from the coding sequence GTGGGCGCCGACTGCTGGGCTCGGCGCGGATCGTCGGCTAGGCTCGGACCCGTGAACTGGCCGCTGACCCGACGCCGCACGGTCGATCTGTGCCGCCTCGCCGGCTGCCTGTGTCTGGACTCCTGA
- a CDS encoding thioredoxin family protein: MDVTGAVVLVVVLLVATLVGLVLRSRSGRLRPSGDDSGAPAVAGPGWELAGTGPDGRRALLLQLSSPVCAPCRQTARVLGDLAAADPGVAHVEVDVAERVDVARALGVLRTPTTVVFDARGAEVLRVSGVPRTDELVAALPTG; encoded by the coding sequence GTGGACGTCACGGGTGCGGTGGTGCTGGTCGTCGTCCTGCTGGTGGCGACCCTCGTCGGGCTGGTCCTGCGCAGCCGTTCGGGGCGGCTGCGGCCCTCCGGCGACGACAGCGGCGCGCCCGCCGTGGCCGGGCCGGGCTGGGAGCTGGCCGGGACCGGGCCGGACGGGCGCCGGGCGCTGCTGCTGCAGCTGTCCTCACCGGTCTGCGCGCCGTGCCGGCAGACCGCGCGCGTCCTCGGCGACCTGGCCGCGGCGGACCCGGGCGTGGCGCACGTGGAGGTCGACGTGGCCGAGCGCGTCGACGTCGCCCGGGCGCTGGGCGTGTTGCGGACCCCGACGACGGTCGTCTTCGACGCCCGCGGTGCCGAGGTCCTCCGGGTCTCCGGGGTCCCGCGCACCGACGAGCTCGTCGCCGCCCTTCCCACCGGCTGA